The Streptomyces sp. NBC_01463 DNA window GACGGCACCGAGCTGCTCATGGAGTTCATCGACGACGGCGACGGCGGTGCGGCTCCACGCCTTGCGCAGGTCCGGCCCAAGGGGGAGCTGCTCGCGTCGTACTTCGAACAGCTTCGGGACGGGATGCGCGAACTGGCCCGGGCGGGACTGGCCCACGGCGACCTGTCGCCGTACAACGTGCTGGCGCAGGGCGACCGCATCGTGATGATCGACCTGCCCCAGGTGGTCGACATCGTCGGCAACCCGAAGGGCATGGACTTCCTGATGCGGGACTGCCACAACATGTGCACGTGGTTCACGAACCGCGGCCTGGAGACCGACGAGCAGGAGCTGTTCGCCGACCTCCTGGCCATGGTCTTCTGAGGAACAGGGGCGGAGGCCGAGGCGGTGGAGGCCCCGGTGAGCACCCGACAATCACGGTGCGGGAAGTGTGGGGCGCCCGGGTCCGCTGCCGCCGCACCATGGCGGCATGGATGACAAGACCCTGGTGTCCCGCTTCCTCCGCGACGGCTTCGTGAAACTGAAGGGCGCCGTGGCGCCGCGCGTGGCCGAGCACTGCGCGCGGCTGCTGTGGCGGGAGACCGGCTGCGACCCTGACGACCCGGCGACCTGGACACAGCCCGTGCACCGGGTGGCCGGCATGGCGCAGGGCCCGTTCGCCGCGGCGCCCAACTCGCCTGCCCTGCACCACGCGTACGACCTGCTCGTCGGCGCGGGGCGGTGGGAGCCGCGGTACTCGCTGGGCACGTTCCCGCTGCGCTTCCCGCACGAGGACGAGCCGGACGACGCGGGCTGGCACATCGAAGGGAGCTATCTGCCGGAGGGTGAGACCTGGTACTTCACCAATCTGCGCTCCCGGGGCCGGGCCCTGCTGATGCTGTTCCTGTTCAGCGAGGTGGGTGAGGAGGACGCCCCGACGCGTATCCGGGTCGGCTCGCACCTCGACGTACCGAAGGTGCTGGAGAAGTACGCGGAGGAGGGGGCCGACGGACCGACGCTCGCCCCCGACCTGGTGGCGGCCTCCGCCCACCGCCCGTTGGCCCTCGCCACCGGGTCCCCGGGCGACGTGTTCCTGTGCCACCCCTTCCTGGTCCACGCGGCACAGCCCCACCACGGACGGCGGCCGCGCTTCATGGCCCAGCCGCCACTGATGCCGGCCGCCCCGTACGAACTGGAGCGGGCCGACGGAGCGTACTCACCGGTGGAGACGGCGATCCGCCGGGGCCTGGGACGGGACGTCCCCGGTCCGGGAGGGGGTGGCACCGACCGCGGTGACGGATAGCCGAAACAGTGGGCCTTTTCAACGTGGCCACGACCGAGTGACGCCGGGGTCACGACGGCTCATCTACGCCCGCGCCGCCGGCCTCTCCACGTCGAACTGCTCGTGGAGGTGCTCCAGCGCCCGGGCGACGACCTCGGTGAGCGGGTCGGCGCCGATCTCCTCCGGTAAAGGCCTGTCGAGGTAGCGCCCTCCTGACCGCCCGAGCGGCGCGGCGGGACCACCAGTCGGCGGGCCAGGGCCCCTGCCGCCTCGTTGCCGCGGTCCGTCCGCACGATGTGGAGAGAGTCGTCTCAGGCACCCGGCATGTCAGCCAAGTTGTGCAACGCCCACTGAACCGCTGCGGATCGATGGAGGCCCGGGTGAGGCTTCGCACTGACAGCGGTGGGTACATCCGCAAGTATGGACGCCGGCGCATGGA harbors:
- a CDS encoding phytanoyl-CoA dioxygenase family protein; this encodes MDDKTLVSRFLRDGFVKLKGAVAPRVAEHCARLLWRETGCDPDDPATWTQPVHRVAGMAQGPFAAAPNSPALHHAYDLLVGAGRWEPRYSLGTFPLRFPHEDEPDDAGWHIEGSYLPEGETWYFTNLRSRGRALLMLFLFSEVGEEDAPTRIRVGSHLDVPKVLEKYAEEGADGPTLAPDLVAASAHRPLALATGSPGDVFLCHPFLVHAAQPHHGRRPRFMAQPPLMPAAPYELERADGAYSPVETAIRRGLGRDVPGPGGGGTDRGDG